CGGCCGAGAGCGCGCGCACCATCGCACCGCGGCGAGCGTGGAAGATCACGAGCCCATCGGCCTCGAGCTGGATGAGTGCGGAACGGATCGGCAGCCGCGAGATACCGATGGACTCCGCCAACGTCTCCTGGCGCAGCTTCATGCCGGGAGGGAGGGTTCCGTCGAGGATCGCGTCTCGGATGATGTCGTACGCCATCGCACCGACCGACCGGTATCCGGCCCCGTGCCGCTGCGCGAGCTTCTGCAGCGCGTCGGCCCGCTGCTGCGGCGAGACGGCGGCGTTTCCTGATTGCACCATGCAGCGAGAGTATCGGATCATCAGCCTGAATCTGCATTCTGGATCCAAAAAGTCGGCGCGTCGGCATCCGGCCCCAACACCGGCAGCGGCACCCGGCCCCACCCCCGGCATCCGCGTGCACGATGCAGGGAGACGCGCGGGCTGCAGGGCAGAAACCCCGGATGCTCCCCGCACGACGAACTTCTCCCTGCACGCCGCACGCCGCACGCACGCACGCCGCACGCCGCACACGCCGCACGCACACACGCCGCGCACACAAGCCGCCCGGGAACGCTGAACGCCCCCTGTCCCGAAGGACAGAGGGCGTTCGAGAGGTGTCGCGCCTTACTTGGCGGCGACGACCTGCAGCGTGATGACTGCGGTCACGTCGTCGTGCAGACGAACCGTGGCCTCGTGGTCACCGGTCGACTTGATCGGCGCGGTGATGTGCACCTTGCGCTTGTCGATCGAACCGAGACCGGCAGCCGCGACAGCGTCGGCGACGTGATCGGTCTTGACCGAACCGAAGAGGCGACCAGCGGCGCCCGCCTTGACGGCGAGACGGACCTTGGTGCCCTCGAGCGCGTTCTTCAGTGCGACAGCGTCGTCACGATCGTGGATCGCGCGTGCCTGACGCGCGGCCTGGATCGATGCGACCTGCTTTTCGCCACCGCGGGTCCACGCCGTAGCGAAACCCTGGGGGATGAGGTAGTTGCGGGCGTACCCGTTCTTGACCTCGACCACGTCACCGGCACTACCCAGCCCGGCGACCTCGTTCGTGAGAATCAGCTTTGCCATCTCGATACCCCTTACCGGCCGGCGCCAGCGTAGGGCAGGAGCGCCATTTCGCGCGCGTTCTTGATCGCCGTGGCGATCAGACGCTGCTCCTGCACCGAGACACCGGTGATACGACGGGCACGGATCTTGCCGCGCTCCGAGACGAACTTGCGGAGGGTGGCGACATCCTTGTAATCGATGACACCAACCCGGATGGACTTCGCGGGAGCGGTGGGCTTGCCACCCTTCCGCGGCTTGCGGCGGTCGCCGCTCGACTTTCCAGCCATGGTTTTTCCTTAGTGAAGAGCGGATGCGACGCGCTGGCGTGCATCCAGAATTTTGATCAGAACGGGGTGTCGTCGCCGAAGCTGCCCGGAGTGCTCCAGGCATCTGCACTGGTCGAAGAACCGGGCGTGGACCACGGCTCCTCCGACACCTGTGCGGGGCGAGACTGCCCGCCGCCGGCGCCACCGGCTCCGCCGGCACCACCGTTCGAGGCTGCACGGGTCACCTGCGCGGTGGCGTACCGGAGCGAGGGGCCGATCTCGTCGACCTCCAGCTCGATCGCCGTGCGCTGGTTGCCCTCGCGGTCCTGGTAGGAGCGCTGACGCAGACGGCCCTGCGCGATGACGCGCATGCCCTTGGTCAGCGAACCGGCCACGTGCTCCGCGAACTCGCGCCAGACGGATGCGCGGAGGAACAGCGCATCGCCGTCCTTCCACTCATTCGCGGCACGGTCGAAGTTGCGCGGCGTGGATGCGATGGTGAAGTTCGCCACCGGCAGCCCGTTCTGCGTGTAACGCAGCTCGGGGTCGGCCGTGAGGTTTCCCACCACGGTGATGACGGTTTCGCCGGCCATGAGACTTAGGCCTTCGCAGCCTTGGCGGCCTTGCGGGCTGCCTTCTCGTCGGAGCGCTTCGCCTCGGCGATGACCATTGCCTGAGCTTCTTCAGACCGGAGCACCTTGGTGCGCATGATCTGCTCGTTCAGCTTGAGCAGACGGTCGAGCTCCTGCGTGGCCTCGCTGGTCGCGGTGAAGTTGACGACGGCGTAGATGCCCTCGTTCTTCTTCTGGATCTCGTAAGCCAGACGGCGCTTACCCCAGATGTCGACCTTGTCGATCGAGCCACCGTCTTCGGTGATGACCTTCAAGAACTTGTCGAGCGTAGGGGCTACCTGGCGCTCGTCGATCTCGGGGGTCAGAATGACCATGAGTTCGTACTGGTGCGTCACTTACCCACCTCCTTCGGACTAGAACGGCTCTCGGGACTTTCCCGGGAGCAGGAGGGTGTGTGAACGTGCCTTCCTGCAGCATCAGATCGATGCCACCAAGCAGACAACCTTCACAGTCTAACTCAGAGGCGGGCGTGGCGCGAATGACGGATGCTCAGAACCGCCGTCTCGCGGTGCGCGCCACCAGGAAGATCAGGTAGACGCCGCCGAGCACGAGCGTCACGACTCCCACGGGCAGCGCATGCTTCGGCACCGCGTTCTGACCGATGATGTCGGCGAGCGAGAGCAGTGCGGCACCGGTCATGGCGGTCGCGAAGAGATGTGCCGGACCGTTCTTCACGATGAGTCGGGCGAGGTGCGGGGCGGACAGCGCGACGAAGGCGATGGGTCCGATGACCGCGGTGACCACGCCGATCAGCCCGACCGCGAGGGCGACGAGCCCGGCTTTCGTGAGGCCCATGCGTCCGCCCAGGCTCACACCGATGTCGTCGCCGAGCTCGACGAGCCACAGTCCACGCCGAGCGAACCAGAGGGCGATCATGAGCACCGAGACCACGCCGATCGGCAGCAGCGCCTGCTCCCAGCCGACGCCGTTGAGCGAACCGGCCTCCCAGATCGCCGCCGAGACGGCGACCTCCCGGCGGGCGCGCAGCAGCATCCAGGCGTTGAGGGCGGCGAGCACCGCGCTCACCCCGATGCCGACGATCACGATGCGATAGCCCAGCGCCCCGCGCCCGGCGACGAGCAGGGCGACCAGCGCGGCCGTGCCGAATCCGCCGAGCACGGCGCCGATCGCCACGCTCATGCCGGATCCGCCGGCGGTCGTCATCACGATCAGCGCGCCGGTGTAGGCGCCGGTGGTGAGTCCGATCACGTCGGGGCTGCCGAGCGGGTTGCGGGTGATGGTCTGGAACACCGTGCCGGACAGAGCCAGCGCGGCGCCGAAGAACACCGCGGCGAGCGCCCGCGGCAGTCGCCAGTCGACGACGACCATGTGGATGCCGCCCTGTGTCTCGAACAGCGCCTCGATCACCCGGACCGGTGATATCACGGTGTCGCCGATCGACAGGCTCGCCAGGAAGGAGGCCACCAGCACGGCGCCGAGTGCGCCCATCGCCCAGCGGCTGCGGCGGTCGAGGGGGCGACGAGCGCGACGGATGCGGGAGC
The sequence above is drawn from the Candidatus Microbacterium colombiense genome and encodes:
- a CDS encoding single-stranded DNA-binding protein — encoded protein: MAGETVITVVGNLTADPELRYTQNGLPVANFTIASTPRNFDRAANEWKDGDALFLRASVWREFAEHVAGSLTKGMRVIAQGRLRQRSYQDREGNQRTAIELEVDEIGPSLRYATAQVTRAASNGGAGGAGGAGGGQSRPAQVSEEPWSTPGSSTSADAWSTPGSFGDDTPF
- the rpsR gene encoding 30S ribosomal protein S18 → MAGKSSGDRRKPRKGGKPTAPAKSIRVGVIDYKDVATLRKFVSERGKIRARRITGVSVQEQRLIATAIKNAREMALLPYAGAGR
- the rpsF gene encoding 30S ribosomal protein S6, whose amino-acid sequence is MTHQYELMVILTPEIDERQVAPTLDKFLKVITEDGGSIDKVDIWGKRRLAYEIQKKNEGIYAVVNFTATSEATQELDRLLKLNEQIMRTKVLRSEEAQAMVIAEAKRSDEKAARKAAKAAKA
- the rplI gene encoding 50S ribosomal protein L9 translates to MAKLILTNEVAGLGSAGDVVEVKNGYARNYLIPQGFATAWTRGGEKQVASIQAARQARAIHDRDDAVALKNALEGTKVRLAVKAGAAGRLFGSVKTDHVADAVAAAGLGSIDKRKVHITAPIKSTGDHEATVRLHDDVTAVITLQVVAAK
- a CDS encoding iron chelate uptake ABC transporter family permease subunit — protein: MSDTNRTESLRAARSRIRRARRPLDRRSRWAMGALGAVLVASFLASLSIGDTVISPVRVIEALFETQGGIHMVVVDWRLPRALAAVFFGAALALSGTVFQTITRNPLGSPDVIGLTTGAYTGALIVMTTAGGSGMSVAIGAVLGGFGTAALVALLVAGRGALGYRIVIVGIGVSAVLAALNAWMLLRARREVAVSAAIWEAGSLNGVGWEQALLPIGVVSVLMIALWFARRGLWLVELGDDIGVSLGGRMGLTKAGLVALAVGLIGVVTAVIGPIAFVALSAPHLARLIVKNGPAHLFATAMTGAALLSLADIIGQNAVPKHALPVGVVTLVLGGVYLIFLVARTARRRF